A genomic stretch from Sphingomonas sp. HDW15A includes:
- the addB gene encoding double-strand break repair protein AddB: MADGARPRQPNVYAVPLHRSFADSLAAGLIRKFGRDPMALAGGRILLPNGRAVRTLTEAFVRASGTGLVLPRLIAIGDPELDDRIGGALDPASSVIPPAIDPLERQLAIAALIRQPGETVTESMRLAADLARALDQLIVEEVSPSELAGLAANLQDLAIHWQKSLDRLQAIVAAWPLELERRGLIDLAERRNRLLRETARRWSEQEPSGFTVAAGVTSAVPAVAGLLSTIAFLERGMVVLPGLASPSAVPVEEWEALGPGDDGRGEETHPQFHLKLLLDRMGVAREEVLHWHSGGRAASPAVRTRVVSNAMVSAPFSGKWSRLPPAERRLTGVRAAEFADPAGEALGIAIAIREALETPERTVALVSPDRTLAARVAGHLGRWAIAADDSAGKPLSQTPAGAFVLAALGVAAEQFAPVPLLTLLKHPLSGGQGESRLRWLADVRACDLALRGPRPGSGLDGLDRHFADGDAAKAWARIRGPLQLLQDHSGKGRDPAALCAAIRAVATTLTGERLWAGADGRALGDLVSRIGSSPDSALLQLDPTEWVSAFRHLMDGVAVRPPYGGHPRVAILGLLEARLQQADLMILGGLNEGVWPALPAPDPWLAPKIRALLGLPGIEFRIGLSAHDFAGALGARNVLITRARRDSRSPTIASRFWLRLEAMTGGCPAIASLSNMSRRSTIRVHWSPWLAPRHARRRKSAPATSG, translated from the coding sequence ATGGCTGATGGGGCGCGTCCCCGCCAGCCAAATGTCTACGCGGTTCCGCTCCACCGCAGCTTCGCAGACTCGCTCGCGGCGGGACTGATACGAAAGTTCGGCCGCGATCCGATGGCGCTCGCCGGCGGCCGTATCCTGCTTCCTAACGGCCGCGCGGTCCGGACTTTGACCGAGGCATTTGTCCGCGCCAGTGGCACCGGACTGGTGCTTCCGCGGCTCATCGCGATCGGCGATCCGGAGCTCGACGACCGCATCGGGGGCGCTCTCGACCCAGCGAGCTCGGTCATTCCGCCGGCGATCGATCCCCTCGAACGCCAGCTGGCGATTGCCGCGCTGATCCGCCAGCCCGGCGAGACTGTGACCGAGTCGATGAGGCTCGCGGCCGACCTCGCTCGCGCACTCGACCAGCTCATCGTCGAGGAAGTTTCGCCGTCGGAGCTTGCAGGGCTCGCGGCGAACCTGCAGGACCTTGCGATCCACTGGCAGAAGTCGCTCGACCGGCTCCAGGCCATCGTTGCCGCATGGCCACTGGAGCTCGAGCGGCGCGGCCTCATCGACCTTGCGGAGCGGCGTAACCGACTGCTTCGCGAGACGGCGCGGCGCTGGAGCGAGCAGGAACCGTCGGGCTTCACCGTCGCCGCAGGAGTCACCAGCGCCGTGCCGGCCGTCGCCGGCTTACTATCGACGATCGCTTTCCTTGAGCGCGGGATGGTCGTCCTGCCGGGCCTTGCGTCACCTTCCGCGGTACCGGTGGAGGAATGGGAAGCGCTCGGGCCCGGCGATGACGGCAGGGGCGAGGAAACTCACCCCCAGTTCCATTTGAAGTTGCTTCTCGACCGGATGGGCGTGGCCCGCGAGGAAGTGTTGCATTGGCACAGCGGGGGCCGTGCGGCGTCGCCGGCCGTTCGGACACGAGTCGTTTCCAACGCGATGGTCAGCGCACCGTTCAGCGGCAAATGGAGCCGCCTGCCGCCTGCCGAACGCCGATTGACGGGCGTAAGGGCCGCGGAATTCGCCGATCCGGCCGGCGAAGCACTGGGGATCGCCATCGCCATCAGGGAAGCGCTCGAAACGCCCGAGCGGACCGTCGCCCTGGTCAGTCCCGACCGCACGCTTGCCGCGCGCGTGGCGGGGCACCTCGGCCGTTGGGCCATTGCGGCCGACGATAGCGCCGGCAAGCCCTTGTCGCAGACACCTGCCGGGGCGTTTGTTCTCGCCGCGCTTGGCGTCGCGGCGGAGCAGTTCGCTCCGGTACCGCTACTCACCTTGCTCAAGCACCCGTTGTCCGGTGGGCAGGGCGAATCCCGTCTTCGCTGGTTAGCCGACGTCCGCGCCTGTGACCTTGCTTTGCGCGGTCCGCGACCGGGAAGCGGCCTCGACGGTCTCGATCGTCATTTTGCCGATGGCGACGCCGCCAAAGCTTGGGCCCGGATTCGCGGACCACTCCAGCTGTTGCAGGATCATTCTGGAAAGGGCCGCGATCCTGCCGCGCTCTGCGCCGCCATCCGCGCGGTTGCGACGACTCTCACCGGCGAGCGTTTGTGGGCGGGCGCGGACGGTCGCGCGCTCGGCGATCTAGTCAGTCGGATCGGATCATCCCCCGATTCAGCATTGCTCCAGCTCGACCCGACCGAATGGGTTTCTGCCTTCCGGCACCTGATGGACGGCGTCGCGGTCCGCCCGCCCTATGGCGGACATCCACGAGTCGCGATTCTCGGACTTCTCGAAGCGCGTCTTCAGCAGGCTGACCTCATGATCCTTGGCGGGCTAAACGAAGGCGTCTGGCCGGCGCTTCCGGCGCCTGATCCTTGGCTCGCTCCGAAGATACGCGCCTTGCTTGGCCTCCCGGGAATCGAGTTCAGGATCGGTCTTTCCGCGCATGACTTTGCTGGCGCCCTTGGGGCAAGGAACGTGCTCATCACCCGCGCGCGGCGGGATAGCCGCTCGCCGACCATTGCCTCGCGCTTCTGGCTCCGGCTCGAAGCGATGACCGGGGGCTGCCCCGCGATCGCAAGCTTGAGCAATATGTCGCGGCGATCGACGATCCGGGTTCATTGGAGCCCGTGGCTCGCCCCGCGCCATGCCCGCCGGCGGAAAAGCGCCCCCGCGACATCTGGGTGA
- a CDS encoding PD-(D/E)XK nuclease family protein, whose protein sequence is MARPAPCPPAEKRPRDIWVTQADRLKADPFAFYARAMLRLKPLEPVDADRSAQWKGTAVHDVLERWFNEDDCEPDRLIDRARALIAGEAIHPMLRALWQPRLLEAIDWIAAQERENRAAGRRPVAAEAEGKAIIDGVTLHGIADRLDRLPDGRLAIVDYKTGQPPTGKAVETGFALQLGLLGLIAREGGFAVQGLPGAHEYWSLARGKDGYGKKVESDKGVGADAFVERATSQFLVLVSNYLTGTEPFTAKLHPAFAPYGDYDQLMRLDEWYGRT, encoded by the coding sequence GTGGCTCGCCCCGCGCCATGCCCGCCGGCGGAAAAGCGCCCCCGCGACATCTGGGTGACCCAGGCCGACCGCCTCAAGGCCGATCCCTTCGCGTTCTATGCTCGCGCCATGCTTCGGCTGAAGCCGCTGGAACCGGTCGATGCCGATCGCAGCGCCCAGTGGAAGGGAACAGCGGTGCACGACGTTCTCGAACGTTGGTTCAATGAGGACGATTGCGAACCGGACCGCCTCATCGATCGCGCGCGCGCGCTCATCGCCGGAGAGGCGATTCACCCGATGCTACGCGCCTTGTGGCAACCGCGACTGCTCGAAGCGATCGACTGGATTGCGGCGCAGGAACGGGAAAATCGCGCCGCCGGACGCCGCCCGGTTGCTGCCGAGGCGGAAGGCAAAGCGATCATTGACGGCGTTACTTTGCACGGCATTGCCGACCGCCTCGATCGCCTTCCCGACGGGCGACTCGCAATCGTCGATTACAAGACCGGCCAGCCGCCGACCGGCAAGGCGGTGGAAACGGGTTTCGCTCTCCAGCTCGGCCTGCTCGGCCTGATCGCCAGGGAGGGCGGATTTGCGGTTCAGGGCCTTCCCGGGGCGCACGAATATTGGTCGCTCGCCCGGGGGAAGGACGGCTACGGCAAGAAGGTCGAAAGCGACAAGGGGGTAGGCGCGGACGCTTTTGTCGAGCGCGCCACAAGCCAGTTCCTCGTCCTCGTCAGCAACTATCTTACCGGCACCGAGCCGTTCACTGCCAAGCTGCATCCCGCGTTCGCGCCATACGGCGACTACGATCAGCTGATGCGTCTCGACGAATGGTACGGCCGGACGTGA
- the addA gene encoding double-strand break repair helicase AddA, whose translation MSRRHDPLKPLQHEQGLAADPQVHAAVSASAGTGKTQVLTARVLRLLLGGVRPESILCLTFTKAGAAEMANRIGKRLARWVRMKDPDLRKDLSALDEPTDDETLENARRLFARVLEAPGGLRIQTIHSFAQTLLAAFPAEAGIMPGFQPIEGRAEQELARRTLANLAANAEARGDTRLISDIQLLSMRLGEQGAEKYLLDCAHAGEGLAALGPPEAIEPALRALVGLPEGDIDEALASSCDDSRFDCALLRAIADANLSWGGVKGQGYAAAIDEWLALDFAGRAAALDRLAAVFLTGKGEPRKVSPGQVKAMADYDSASAAMVEAIGELLAMRSAAQLVAAQAAGLRAGQAYAADYDRAKRAAGVADFDDLIRWTRRLLDTPGMGEWVRFKLDRRTDHILVDEAQDTNEDQWRIVDALRDEFFSGSSEAESRWRTLFMVGDFKQAIFRFQGTDPSEYEKMRKRVQGDADSLVEAAREDPDIVPREFRDLSISASFRSSPIILDLVDAAIDVIGHEAMGLPAPPPAHHAFHVDRPGHIEWWPAMEPDSGNGEEGEEGWLDEADRAHATRIARQVRRWLDEKPVMASTGRPLSPGDILILVRSRGELASLIVARLFAEKVPVAGIDRLHLHRPLAVKDLLSAITFAVQPLDDLNLAGLLVSPLIGWDQDQLYRAAHSRRGPLWNALVDCEASNPDCALALERLRPILAMADYAVPSRFLEHILSGPMRGRRELIRRLGPEARDPIEELVSAALEFERSETPSLDRFLSWFASGDVEIKRDPSAPADAVRVMTVHGAKGLEAPLVILADATSDPDKLGAPNPPLEFPVEGHVVPLVRPRRAERCSPFAELIEHDETLDRAEHWRLLYVALTRSRERLVVSGIRKRGEAARTWHHVIEQALERIGAAREEDGRLIHHSEGKSAPFRSHRKVEVASSLPEWLHRPPPPEPRPARPLAPSTLAEDDLPYPPPAPFELDAARRGTLLHRLFERLPEVAPDDRRQAALGWLERSAGLSDAAVRDMLADLACSIIGDPDHEELFGPGSLAEAPIAATLPDGRVIAGAVDRLLVEAGRVRFVDFKTGSQVPGDAASVPRSHRLQMEAYRDALKVIFPGCVVEAALLYTSGPKILDLPG comes from the coding sequence GTGTCGCGTCGCCACGATCCGTTAAAGCCGCTCCAGCATGAGCAGGGCCTGGCCGCGGATCCGCAAGTCCACGCCGCCGTCTCCGCTTCGGCAGGCACCGGCAAGACCCAGGTGCTGACCGCGCGGGTGCTCCGTCTGCTGCTTGGCGGAGTCCGCCCGGAATCGATCCTTTGCCTGACGTTCACCAAGGCGGGTGCGGCCGAAATGGCCAATCGGATCGGCAAGCGTCTCGCGCGCTGGGTTCGGATGAAAGATCCCGACCTGCGCAAGGACCTGTCCGCGCTCGACGAGCCAACCGACGACGAGACGCTCGAAAATGCTCGCCGCCTGTTCGCACGAGTTCTCGAAGCGCCCGGCGGACTCCGGATTCAGACCATTCACAGCTTTGCTCAAACATTGCTCGCCGCTTTCCCGGCCGAGGCCGGAATTATGCCCGGCTTCCAGCCGATCGAGGGCCGGGCGGAGCAAGAGCTTGCCCGGCGGACCCTTGCGAACCTTGCCGCCAACGCCGAGGCGCGGGGCGACACGCGGCTGATTTCGGACATCCAGCTTCTCTCGATGCGTCTTGGTGAACAGGGCGCGGAAAAATACCTTCTCGATTGCGCGCATGCTGGCGAGGGGTTAGCGGCCCTCGGCCCACCGGAGGCGATCGAACCCGCGCTTCGCGCGCTCGTCGGGTTGCCGGAAGGCGACATCGATGAAGCGCTCGCTTCAAGTTGCGACGACAGCCGGTTCGATTGCGCGCTGCTTCGCGCCATAGCCGACGCCAACCTTTCCTGGGGCGGCGTCAAAGGCCAGGGCTATGCGGCCGCGATCGACGAATGGCTAGCGCTGGACTTCGCGGGCCGCGCAGCCGCGCTTGATCGCCTTGCCGCCGTCTTCCTCACAGGAAAGGGAGAACCGCGCAAGGTATCACCCGGCCAGGTCAAGGCGATGGCGGATTACGACTCCGCGTCCGCTGCGATGGTCGAGGCGATCGGCGAGCTTCTCGCCATGCGCTCCGCCGCGCAGCTCGTCGCCGCGCAGGCCGCGGGGTTGCGCGCAGGCCAGGCCTATGCGGCGGATTACGACCGCGCCAAGCGCGCCGCCGGGGTCGCCGATTTCGACGACCTCATTCGCTGGACTCGCCGGCTCCTCGACACACCGGGAATGGGCGAATGGGTACGCTTCAAACTTGACCGGCGTACCGATCATATCCTGGTCGACGAAGCCCAGGACACCAATGAAGATCAGTGGAGGATCGTCGATGCTCTGCGCGACGAATTCTTCAGCGGATCGAGCGAGGCCGAAAGCCGCTGGCGGACCTTGTTCATGGTCGGCGATTTCAAGCAGGCCATCTTTCGGTTCCAGGGAACAGATCCGTCCGAATATGAAAAGATGCGCAAGCGCGTTCAGGGCGATGCCGACTCCCTGGTCGAAGCGGCGCGTGAAGACCCCGACATCGTCCCGCGCGAGTTTCGCGATCTTTCGATCAGCGCCAGCTTCCGCTCCTCGCCGATAATCCTCGATCTCGTGGATGCGGCGATCGACGTCATCGGTCACGAGGCAATGGGGCTTCCGGCCCCGCCGCCTGCCCATCACGCTTTTCACGTCGATCGCCCCGGGCATATCGAATGGTGGCCGGCGATGGAGCCGGACTCGGGTAATGGCGAGGAAGGCGAAGAAGGTTGGCTCGACGAGGCGGACCGCGCCCATGCCACGCGCATCGCCCGGCAAGTCCGGCGGTGGCTCGATGAAAAACCTGTCATGGCCAGCACCGGCCGGCCGCTCAGTCCCGGCGACATCCTGATCCTTGTCCGTAGCCGCGGTGAACTGGCGTCGCTGATCGTCGCTCGCCTGTTCGCGGAGAAGGTGCCGGTTGCGGGTATCGACCGTCTTCACCTTCACCGCCCGCTGGCCGTAAAGGATTTGCTATCCGCGATCACGTTCGCGGTTCAGCCGCTCGACGACCTCAACCTCGCCGGGCTTCTCGTCTCGCCGCTGATCGGATGGGATCAGGATCAGCTTTATCGCGCAGCGCACAGTCGGCGTGGTCCGTTGTGGAATGCGCTGGTCGATTGCGAGGCAAGCAACCCGGATTGTGCTTTGGCGCTTGAGCGGCTTCGGCCGATTTTGGCGATGGCCGATTACGCTGTTCCGTCGCGCTTTCTCGAGCATATTCTGTCTGGTCCGATGCGGGGGCGGCGCGAACTCATCCGGCGTTTGGGACCGGAGGCGCGCGACCCCATCGAGGAACTGGTCAGCGCCGCGCTGGAGTTCGAACGCTCGGAGACTCCGTCGCTCGACCGCTTCCTGTCCTGGTTCGCGAGCGGCGATGTCGAAATCAAGCGCGACCCGTCCGCACCTGCGGACGCCGTCCGGGTGATGACCGTCCACGGCGCCAAGGGTCTCGAAGCGCCGCTCGTCATCCTCGCCGACGCGACTTCGGATCCTGACAAATTGGGTGCACCCAATCCCCCACTCGAATTTCCGGTCGAAGGTCACGTCGTCCCGCTCGTCCGGCCACGCAGGGCCGAGCGTTGCAGCCCGTTCGCGGAACTAATCGAGCACGACGAAACCCTCGATCGCGCCGAGCACTGGCGACTGCTTTATGTGGCGCTGACCCGTTCGCGCGAGCGGCTCGTCGTCAGCGGAATCCGCAAACGTGGCGAGGCTGCGCGCACCTGGCATCATGTCATCGAGCAGGCGCTCGAACGGATCGGCGCCGCGCGAGAAGAAGACGGCCGCCTCATCCACCACTCGGAAGGCAAAAGCGCTCCATTTCGCTCGCACCGAAAAGTCGAAGTGGCATCCAGCCTGCCCGAATGGCTCCATCGCCCACCACCACCCGAGCCAAGGCCGGCCCGCCCGCTTGCGCCATCGACTTTGGCCGAAGATGACCTGCCGTATCCTCCGCCAGCGCCCTTCGAGCTCGATGCCGCACGCCGCGGGACATTGCTTCACCGGCTGTTCGAGCGCTTACCGGAGGTCGCTCCTGACGACCGGCGCCAAGCCGCCCTCGGCTGGCTCGAGCGAAGCGCCGGCCTCTCCGACGCGGCTGTCCGCGATATGCTCGCCGATCTCGCCTGTTCGATCATCGGCGATCCGGACCACGAGGAGCTTTTCGGACCGGGCTCCCTCGCCGAAGCACCGATTGCGGCGACCTTGCCGGATGGGCGCGTCATCGCCGGCGCTGTCGACAGGCTTCTCGTCGAGGCGGGCCGAGTCCGGTTCGTCGACTTCAAGACCGGAAGCCAAGTCCCTGGCGATGCCGCTTCCGTTCCGCGTTCGCACCGGCTGCAGATGGAAGCTTATCGCGATGCTCTTAAGGTCATTTTCCCCGGCTGCGTGGTCGAGGCCGCCTTGCTCTACACCTCGGGTCCGAAAATCCTCGATCTTCCCGGTTGA
- the secA gene encoding preprotein translocase subunit SecA, which produces MIAGLAKSIFGSANDRYVAKLRRIVEQINGFEPSISAMTDDELKHQTILFRERLDQGAKLDELLPEAFATVREAAKRTLGQRHYDVQMIGGIALHRGEIAEMRTGEGKTLVATLATYLNALPGKGVHVVTVNDYLAKRDAEWMGQVYKFLGLTVGVIVPNLIDHLRRDAYNADITYATNNELGFDYLRDNMKYSREQMVQRPFNFAIVDEVDSILIDEARTPLIISGPTDDKSDLYIGVDAIVKQFVESDYEKDEKQRSIVLTEEGTEKAERMLEDAGLIEGRNLYDIANTQVVHHLNQALKANMMFKRDIDYIVKDGKIVIIDEFTGRMMDGRRWSDGLHQAVEAKENVRIEPENQTLASITFQNYFRMYPKLSGMTGTALTEAPEFFDIYRMNVVSIPTNVDVRRIDEDDEFYKNITDKFAAIAKEIRARQESGQPVLVGTVSIEKSEMLSEFLEKEQIRHSVLNARFHESEAHIVAQAGRLGAVTIATNMAGRGTDIQLGGNLDFRMLDEFPDLVAGTPEYEAKAEEIRAEIIDEKRRVLEAGGLFVLGTERHESRRIDNQLRGRSGRQGDPGLSRFYLSLDDDLLRIFGPQTAFARLMNKNLEDGEAIVSPWISKAIETAQKKVEARNYDIRKQVVEFDDVMNDQRKVIYEQRAEIMDSDHVSDVIEDMRQETIVGLVDVYCPPATYPEQWDVAGLKEGVADVLFLQPPIDEWMQEEEVEQSIIVERLQALCDEAMAAKIEGADKDRWVEVEKQILLQSLDHHWKEHLATLDALRQVIHLRSYAQKKPIDEYKQEAFLLFERLLIAIREDVTKTLMRAEVQIQPTPMPDLPDFITSHFDPLSGDDNSDDQDGGPSLFAPPRQTPLPPLPEGAQVPESRNAPCPCGSGRKFKHCHGAIA; this is translated from the coding sequence ATGATCGCCGGATTGGCCAAGAGCATCTTCGGATCGGCTAACGACCGCTATGTCGCCAAGCTTCGCCGCATTGTCGAGCAGATCAACGGTTTCGAGCCGTCGATCAGCGCGATGACCGACGACGAGCTGAAGCACCAGACGATCCTGTTCCGCGAACGGCTCGACCAAGGCGCCAAGCTCGACGAGCTTCTGCCGGAAGCCTTTGCCACCGTTCGCGAAGCAGCGAAGCGCACGCTCGGCCAGCGCCACTACGACGTGCAGATGATCGGCGGCATCGCCCTTCACCGCGGCGAGATCGCGGAGATGCGTACCGGCGAGGGCAAGACGCTCGTCGCGACGCTTGCGACCTATCTCAACGCGCTCCCCGGCAAGGGCGTCCACGTCGTCACCGTCAACGACTATCTCGCCAAGCGCGACGCCGAATGGATGGGGCAGGTCTACAAGTTCCTCGGCCTTACCGTGGGCGTGATCGTTCCGAACCTCATCGATCACCTTCGCCGTGACGCGTACAACGCCGACATCACCTACGCGACGAACAACGAGCTCGGCTTCGATTATCTGCGCGACAACATGAAATATTCGCGCGAGCAGATGGTCCAGCGGCCGTTCAACTTCGCCATTGTCGACGAGGTTGACTCGATTTTGATCGACGAGGCGCGGACCCCGCTGATCATTTCCGGCCCGACCGATGACAAAAGCGACCTCTACATCGGCGTCGATGCCATCGTTAAGCAGTTCGTCGAGTCCGATTACGAGAAGGACGAGAAGCAGCGCAGCATCGTCCTCACCGAGGAAGGTACTGAGAAGGCGGAAAGGATGCTTGAGGATGCGGGCCTGATTGAAGGCCGCAACCTCTACGACATCGCCAACACGCAGGTCGTTCACCACCTGAACCAGGCCTTGAAGGCCAACATGATGTTCAAGCGGGACATCGATTACATCGTCAAGGACGGCAAGATCGTTATCATTGACGAGTTTACCGGACGAATGATGGACGGCCGCCGCTGGTCCGATGGCCTTCACCAGGCGGTAGAGGCCAAGGAGAACGTCCGGATCGAGCCCGAGAACCAGACGCTCGCGTCGATCACATTTCAGAATTATTTCCGCATGTATCCGAAGCTCTCGGGGATGACCGGCACGGCGCTTACTGAGGCCCCCGAGTTCTTCGACATCTACCGGATGAACGTCGTCTCAATCCCGACCAACGTCGATGTCCGGCGCATCGACGAAGACGATGAGTTCTACAAGAACATTACCGACAAGTTTGCCGCCATCGCCAAGGAAATCCGCGCCCGCCAGGAATCCGGCCAGCCGGTCCTCGTCGGAACGGTCAGCATCGAGAAGTCGGAAATGCTGAGCGAGTTCCTCGAAAAGGAGCAGATCCGCCACTCCGTGCTCAACGCCCGCTTCCACGAGAGCGAGGCGCATATCGTCGCCCAGGCGGGCCGGCTTGGCGCGGTTACGATCGCGACCAACATGGCCGGCCGCGGCACCGACATTCAGCTCGGCGGCAATCTCGACTTCCGGATGCTCGACGAATTTCCGGACCTCGTCGCCGGAACCCCGGAATATGAGGCCAAGGCAGAAGAAATCCGCGCCGAAATCATCGATGAAAAACGGCGCGTGCTGGAAGCCGGCGGCCTGTTCGTGCTCGGCACCGAACGCCATGAGAGCCGCCGCATCGACAATCAGCTCCGCGGACGTTCCGGGCGCCAGGGTGACCCCGGCTTGTCACGCTTCTACCTCAGCCTCGACGACGATCTCTTGCGGATTTTCGGCCCGCAGACCGCCTTCGCTCGGCTGATGAACAAGAATCTCGAAGACGGCGAAGCGATCGTCAGCCCCTGGATTTCAAAGGCGATCGAGACCGCGCAGAAGAAGGTCGAAGCGCGGAACTACGACATTCGCAAACAGGTCGTCGAGTTCGACGACGTGATGAACGACCAGCGCAAGGTGATCTACGAGCAGCGCGCCGAGATCATGGACAGCGATCATGTCTCCGACGTCATTGAGGACATGCGCCAGGAGACCATCGTCGGCCTCGTCGACGTCTATTGCCCGCCCGCCACCTATCCCGAGCAGTGGGACGTGGCAGGTCTCAAGGAAGGCGTGGCCGACGTCCTGTTTCTGCAACCGCCAATCGACGAATGGATGCAGGAAGAGGAAGTCGAGCAATCGATCATCGTAGAGCGCCTGCAGGCTCTGTGCGACGAGGCGATGGCTGCGAAGATCGAAGGAGCCGACAAGGATCGCTGGGTCGAGGTCGAAAAGCAGATTCTTCTGCAGAGCCTCGACCATCACTGGAAAGAACATCTTGCGACGCTGGATGCGCTCCGCCAGGTCATTCACCTGCGCAGCTATGCGCAGAAGAAGCCTATCGACGAGTATAAGCAGGAGGCCTTCCTGCTGTTCGAACGGCTGCTGATTGCCATTCGCGAGGACGTAACGAAGACGCTGATGCGCGCCGAAGTGCAGATCCAGCCAACACCGATGCCGGACCTGCCGGACTTCATCACCAGCCATTTCGATCCGCTGTCGGGTGACGACAATAGCGATGATCAGGACGGCGGTCCGAGTCTGTTCGCTCCCCCACGGCAGACCCCGTTGCCGCCGCTGCCAGAAGGCGCGCAGGTGCCGGAAAGCCGCAACGCGCCGTGCCCGTGCGGTTCGGGACGCAAATTCAAGCATTGCCACGGCGCCATCGCCTGA